The window TTCGCTGTTGTCAGTCACCTCATCCACAGGAGAATCACTGATCCCAACTGTTGAACATTTGGCACATTTGCATTTACCACCAAGAAACGATGGGAAAGTCTTAAGGTATTCAGAGAGAACCTTTTGGTACATATCCCCTTCAACCTTCAACTTTTTCCGAGTCGCAGGTTTCAGAATCTAGTAAAAGCCACAGATCCACAACTTGTTAAGAGTGCAAACCAAGATTCTAAATTGAAGATTTCACAAGGAAAGCAAGTGGACTTATAGAAAACGTTAGAAACTAATTAGATCCTTCAAAGACAAAAGCATATTGTATCAATACCCACTGCACATATTCCAAAAAGTAATGGTTTTAAGTACAATCTATAGCCTTGGCTGTGGACCTGGCCTGTGCGACCCATGTCATTTAATCAAAAGGTATTAGAATCAAAATCCAATACGTTTGTGAAAGTCTTCCTCTATTGCCTTACTGCATGACACCAAGATTTTAAAATTCTTCAAAAACCAACCTAGGAGCTACGCTCGTATATGACTGTCCATATCCACTCATCATTTTTCTCTTAACCCTCtataaaaaattccaacaaggATTAGGATCACTTTAGGTGGTCTCCTAAAAGATCCTGTCAAATGGCGGGTATGCTCCCTATATACCAAAACATTCTACATCTTCTAGTCTACATGGTGTGGGCCAAGATGGATTTCCACAATACACAATCATCTCCAGAAGATCAAACTAGAATATGCAGCAGGTATAACCATCTGTAATTAttcattcaaaacaaaaaattcttaCTTGAATAAGAGTTTGTGCAATCACTTTGACAACTGGACGAAGCCGTATAACAAGCAAGCAGCCCAGACGGTTCGGGTAATTATCTCGCAAAAGAACAGAACAAGATCTGATCGTTTGCATGGGAACTTTGAAAGGAGATAAACCTCCACAATCAATCAGAACCATAATTTGAGGATCTTCCATATTGACTAAATGCAAGACCCCATGCTCTATCTGAGATACTGCAAGAGCAACAAAAATGTTCCTCTATATGTTAAATTGTTAATAAATGCTTCagtagaaaagaaaacagaagagaaaaaatcttaacaaaaaaaaatgttgtgaAGGAATTTAtttaagaaaccaaaaaaaaaacagttagtTATGAATTGACTGGGTACATGAATTGTGGGAATTACTTGATCATTTTCAGTTTCAGAGGTATGACACAGCTCATTCTGCTGCTTTCCAATTTCAAAAGGTCACAATAATCAGACCAAGATGTGACAATCAAAGTGTTGACAACTACATTTTTTGTGAACAAGAGGTCAAAGGGCTGTTTTTGGCTACTTCTGATGCTGAATGCCACTTATTATGACTCTTCATGACCAAATGCTTTAGAGAATTTTATGAAAGAGAACCAGGGATCCTACCCATTTGAAGTTGCCATTTAAAATGGAAGCACTAAGAATGTGATTGAAAGAAAAGATCAACCTCCTTCACAGGAAAGCGGCAACATGatccaaaaatagaaaccagaaCAGATTCACTTAATCGGATGGGGTTGgtggagtgaaaaaaaaataaaacttcaagTCTTTGGATACCAATTCTAGGTTTTTTAGTCAATACTGGAGTAtccaactctttttttttcttctactaGAAATTCTGAAGTGAAAGAGAAATCTTATTCGTCTAATTAATTCACTTCAGAAACCTTAACACCATTAGTTACTCATTTCCTTGTGCAATGAAGTAGGACAAGCCCAACATTGCAACCACATAAAATAAAAGTCAAGAAGCCGAAGGCCCGAAACTCCAACATAGGCTGCTGCAAGTGCATTTTGCTGAGAAAATATGATTATTGTCTATTAAGATCACCTCTAAATGGTAGTCATGCAAACAACAAATGCTAATCAAACTCAGAACTAGCTACAGCTAAGAAGTAAGAACAACAATAGGGAAGAAAAGAtgacccattgtcatccgactCCCGGTAAGTAGCTTCCATTTCCACATGCAATATATCATTTCACGGTCtgccaaaaaatatataaggaGAATTGATCCATGACATGCCCCACATAATCAGATCACCTATATAAACCCCATAATATAACACCAACAATGATAGATCTACTAAGCCTTACAGTCTGAAACAATTGCTTCCAgcaatcaagaaaaaaaaatatttgcgTGTAGAACGAGGGACATTAACATGGAACAAAATACTTAAAACACCACTATGCAGAGGACTGATAACAGGTCATAGATTATACTTTAAGAGGAGCCAAATTGACCTCGCCTTTTTGAACTTCTTCAGTAAACACTTTATGGAATGATTCTCAATATACTTCTAAATCATATCATACGCAGCCAAGATAAGTCAAAAGGTCAGGGATTCTAAGTCAAATCTGTAAGTTCTAAATATTCTTTTAATAGAATCTATCAACTATAATTAGAAAAAAGTTCTGGTCTCACACAAGTTTCAGACAAGGAGGCTAATCTGAGATGAGCCCAATATTTTTTGTGTCATACAAATAAGCTGGTATTGAACAATGAACTGAATCAGTAAGCTCAGCAAATTCCCATACTGAAGTTGAACCTGTTGATTCTAAAACATGCTCAGTTTTATAAAAATTTCTATCTAGTAACAAGTATTTGCACCATCAATGTTGAACAGGATAAGTTTTGGAAGGGTAGTTTATGGATCATGTATGCTTATAAAATCAAGAACTTGGGTAAGTTAGTCTATTACTATATAATCAGAGAAAATTTTGACAAGGGAACAAGTGCACACCAACAGCTTGAGCAAAGCGAGGTCTATCATGTGAAGTTAAGGTTGAAAAGGCAAGACCAAGGCGGATAATAAGGCAAGGTCGAAGCTTCACATCATATCCATGCCAAAAAACCAAATGTGACCACATCTCAAGCTCCTGTTCTGAAagaatatggtaagtttccctCCAATGAATAGTCTTCTTGACTAATGCAAGTAAGCATGAAAAGTCACCATTTGCAGCAGCATAGAATCTCCGGAGCTCATCTTCATTAATCCTGCATTGGGAAAAGATTAACTGTTACAAATACCAGTTCCAAGTAGCTAGTAAGTTGCACTATGtcaaataggaaaaagaaaacagtCTGGCAGGTGGCGCTCATAATCAATACTATatttaaacaagagaaaaagaatgcttCTCCATTAGAGTGAAAGTGAACCTGAACAAAAGATGTGAGGACCAATGTAAGTAAACAAAGTTATGTCGTTCAGGATGCCTCAGAGGAGTCATTTCCAACAAAGACAGATTTATATTGGAAATCATTTTGGAATTAAAAGTATCCAACTTTAAATGCCTTAAAAATGTTGACCTTTCATCACTACCTTTCCTTCCCAATCCTGTAATTAAACCTCTTACCAACATAAATATCTCAGAGAGGAAATGGTTTAGTTCAAGTTACCAAGCATCCAACCCAAGTACAATCCATTTCTAAATCTGGAAAGTGGAGAGGCCAGTGGGCATTTGtacaagggaaaaaaagaagaaaagaatagaagatgacgatgatgatgataaagAGTGGGAAGAGAAAGCTAAATCTCACTTCTacccttttttttcccattttgatAAATACTGACTTTATCAGGAAAAGAATGCATAAAGGCAATAGCCAAGTTTTCCATAATCATCAACTCTACTCTAATTCAGAAAACGTTGGTTCAAGGACAAATTATTTCACATCCAAGGGGATTGACGCAAGGTCATCAAGGCCTAATTTATCTCTGACCCTTGAGTGATAGAAAGTTCATAGATATCTCACCATGGAGAGAAATATCAACTataagtcctttttttttttttttgggtcgaaAAGGTATTAAACTATAAGTCTGTTAAGAAGGGATTTGAACCCCATATTCCTTTTGACAAGCATCGAAACATTTCCAAGTCATTCTCTTAGGGAGAATCCTTGAAGTCATGGATATGTGTCTCCTCACGTAGGACAGTAAGATAGGCGAGCCTAttttccctaaggtttggtGGTGGAACTTGAAAGGAGAATCCTTGAAGTCATTTTTTGACAaggtggtcaaacaaggaaagtgggacttggAGGGAGATATGAACttgatgtggaacgagatgtcTGCGCGTTTAAAGAAGGTGGCTAAAGAGGTCTTAGGggaatcgaaaggaaaacatcattcttctagggagacttggtggtgggatgatgactTAAGGTCCAAGCCACCATCAAGATTAAAAAAGCTAGTTTCAAGAAATGGCAAAGTACTACAGATGTAGAAGATGTAAAAAGATATAAATCtgctagaaatgaagctaagaaggcTAAGGAGAATGCAagagcgaagaaatatgatgatctCTATAACAACCAGAACaccaaggaaggggaaaaagcgatctataagatagctataATGAGAGAAAAGATGAGTAGAGACTTCGCctatgttagatgcattaaaagtgGTGATGGTAGAGTCctagtaagggatgaggacataaAGGAGAGATGGAAACATTATTTCTACAGCCTACTTAATGAATCTAATTGGAGTTATAGCGTACCGGGAGAAGGCACTAAACAAGAAGTCACTTGTCGGAGGTATATacgtaaaattagggtttctgaagtaaaagaagaacTAAAAAGTATGAAAATAGCCAAGGCTCCGGCCTCCGAGTCCAGATGgtgtcccaatagaagtgtggaagagcttaggaaacTAGCCTAATCTTGGTTAACTAAGTTATTTAATGAGATTATGTGCACTGAGAAAATGTcggatgaatggaggagaagctttgtggtcccgatttacaaaaataaaggcaatatccaaagttgcaacaactatagaggcataaaactaatgagccatactatgaaattatgggagagggttgttGAAATACACCTGAGAAAAGAGACCTCTAttttggagaaccaatttggttttatgccagcaAGATCCACAACAGAAGTTATCTAtctacttaggagactcatggaaagatttaaagaGAACAAAAAGGATCTTCACATGGCCTTTATTGACCTAGagaaagcttatgacagagttccTAGGGATTTAATCTAGCATACGCTAAAGATGAGAAATGTTTCAAGTATTTTAacttaattaaagatatgtatgatggtgtggtgactagtgttaGAACTGTaaggggtcaaggtagtgattTCCCAATAATatttgggttacaccaaggatcagccttgAGTCCTTCtctgtttgcgcttatcatggatgagttaatCAGAGGCATctaagatgaggttccttggtgcatgctttttgttgatgacattgttttggtggatgagacaaaggcAGAAATTAATACCAAACTGGAGCTATGGAAATCaactttggaatcaaaaggttttaagataagtataacgaagacagagtatatggtttGTAACTCAGCAACTtcaggacggataatgaggggGTAAAAGTTGGTGAGATAGAGATCCACAAAGTGATCATTTCAAgtatctaggatcaatcatcagtaaggaaggtgatatagaagattaTGTCTCTCAGAGGATTAGAGTaggttggatgaagtggagaggtgcatcctaAGTGCTATGTAATCGACAgatccctttaaagcttaaaggaaaattttacagaTAGTCATAagaccgactatgatgtatggcgcGGAGTGATGGGCTGTCAAGAAGCGTCATCGAAAagctaagtgtagcggagatgaggatgttgagatggatgagtggcaaaaccaagaaggataaaataaggaatgatattATTAGAGCTCGCCTGGGAGTAGCCCTAATTCaagataagctacaagaaagtcggctgaggtggcatggccatgttcaacggaagcCTTCGGATGCCCCAATTCGGAAGAGTGACTCAATTCTGATTGAAGGTTCTAAAAGAGATAGGgccaagcctaaaatgaccctaggagaagtggtgaggaaagacatgcttagttTAGGTCTTGCTCCAAGTATGACGTCGAATAGAGCTgtttggagggaaaggatccacATTACTGACCCTGGTTACTGTGTAGAAGActgatttgttgttgttgttgttgcgttccttttcttttcctttatcctCTAATCTTGTCTTCGCtcagatccatgtagccgaccccatttagttgggataaggcttagttgttgttgttgtattccTCTAGACAAGCATTGAAACATTTCCAAGTCCTCGGAAATCTATTCAATGGAGGCAGTTCAGGGAAAATGCACATTGGAGGGAGAATTATATTCTAATGCAAATTATTCTGGTCAATATCTGACTTGAGACTCAGGCAAAGAAGTAACTCTATAGTTGCAAGGTCACTCCAGTGCAGAAGCAAAGTTCATATCCATGATAGTCAGTGTATTTGAGATATTGTGGTTGAGGATTCTCCCAAGGGAATTGAGATTCCTACTACTTAGAAGCCTAGTCGTCTATATTATGACAATACAGCTACTATCAATGTCTTTTGTAACTCTGTGCTACTGTGCGATATTACTGAACCAAGTAGGCAGAAATTGACAAAGCCCATTAGAATAAAATTTGAGATGAGAACTCACATGTTTCCATATGTAAAGATTGGAGATTAACTTGCAGACATCCTTATAAAAGAGGTTAGTACTACTGTACTAGTAGTGCTCACTTTTATAGTGTTGTTGAAAGCATGTGTAGTATTCATGCTTTAGGTTGAGGGTGAGTGTGGTTACATTATAGATGAGATTATTTTGGTCTTATTAGGAACATCATAGTTATTAGTCTTTACTTTTACCCACTGAGGGTACATTCTCGTTGCACACACATTCAATAGGGAGCAGAGAACTACACAGCTCCtcctttcttttgaatttttcctctcttctctttcctattcttctgtTCCTTCACTtgtcaaaccctaaaaaacttTTACAGACCAAGTAATAGGCAATGAGCTTTCCATTTTAATTCAAAACAACCAGAAGCACAAAaagtttttcattttattttgattaaataattatatttcaCTCCCATTTCCCTCGTTTGCCTGTGGTGGATAACTAAAATTATTGTCAGCAAGAAAGCAATCAGAAGTACAACGGAGGGGAATCAagaccttttttctttttttaggggggggggagggggcttTTCATTCTAAGTATCATAAGATTCCCAATTCTTTTTTCCTAGAGAGAATAATACCCATGACTCATGATATATAAAACctatacataaataaataatgctAATCCTGGACAAATAGGAACTTTATGACTAAATCACCTTGCTGGTAAAGAAATTCCCTGCTGTTCTAGCTCTTTGCGGAGTTGAAGCAACCAATTTTCAGATTGCGGACTTTCGGGTGCTAGATTGCAAATCCTAAAAAGTACATGAACATTAGTCAACAATGCAGGTCCAGAAGAAAGCTTGGACGTGCACTGAGCATAGATTCAGGATAGTGCCCAAAgtaaaagaacaaaacaaatgGCATGCCCTAAACTCATCATTAATCACATTTGTTTGAGTCCACTATCCACTTAGAAGTGTTGGGAATTAATACAACTTAGAAATCACTCAAGCCTACTCAAGGAATCAATTGACtttggttttcatttttttttcattagcaacaaaaatattttcattactATGAAAAAACAGAGCATATAAGCAATACATGTCTTGCACGAAGTACAGAAGGGCCTATAATACAGCAAAAATTAAAAGGAACTTTTCAGCATTTGGtgcttacatataaaattttgatttagaATCTTTTATCTATTTTAAAGATCGTACATCTTATCATGAGCCTGAAAGCAAAACCAACTTAATGGAGGTTGTGCAACTTACCTCCTCTCAAGAATGCATTCCGCCATGTTGTCCAACACTTTGCCGCCTTCAGACTCAAGCTCCAACGCACAACCAATTCTCTATAAGGTTTCTGGTTTCTGGTTTCTGCAGGTGATGTAGATCGATTCCATGGACTCCGTTACAGCCGCAGGAATCAGTTTAAGGGCTGGTCCAACACCCAAAATATTGGACCAACCAGCGAAGCTGAGCAGCCTTTATTGGCTGGGAGTTTTTCTGGTTCTCCCAAAAACAGATCGTGGGAGTCTTCTAGCCTAGACAGGAAGCTGATATTCTTCCTTGCCAGCAAGTCTCAATTTGGCTTCTAGAAGTTGTTTTGTTTCCTTATTTTCAGcacctttgtttcctttttagttCTTAGTCTAGGACATGTAAAGCTAGTTACCAAAGTTTCAATTGTTCTAgagactttctaattttattactttctattttggttccATACTTGAGCCTATAAATTGTAATGGGTCCAAGGGGTCTCCTGGTGGAGGGGCGATTAGGGTAAGAGAACAGTTGcaggggaaggagaaagagatcatACAATCACACTCTCAAAGAGTAAAACTCAAACTTCTATTTAATTCACTATGCCCATTGTTGGGttacatgcaagtatttaaagaagaaaataacatgACTCCTACTTAAACTATGAAATAGAAATAAACTCGTAACTCCTACGTACTCAACTCAAAATAAAAGACTGCAgtaattaaattactaaataACTAAACTAATTCCAACCCCCGTTGGACCAAAAACCATTGGACCGATTCTGTTTGGGTTTGGTCTCCAAATCTTATCATGTCGGTCCAACCAACCAAGTGATATTGTatcaatttttctcttttgaaaaGAACTCGACTCTATTGAGCTTGAAAAGGACCAAGGAGGCCGTCTGAAGGAACACGTTGGAGGAGGAACGATCCTACTACTTTCTTGAGTTTAATTTCAGGGAGATCCTTAGTAGGAAGAACCTTCATGGTTTTGTTGTCATGCTTGAAGGAGTAGGTATTCGCATACCTGCAATGTTGTGCCTTCTCTGATTGGAATCATCAGTTTTTTTCTGAAATTCATCAAATGGTCTTTTGGACCAGAGTAAGTTCCCCTTGAATAGGAACAGTATCTTCATTATTTTCCATATTCTCCCCCTGAGGGGAATTTTCTTTAGTTTCCATGTTCTCCCCCTAAGGGGAATTTTCGGTCTCTGGTTGGCTAAGGTGTAAAGGATTATCAATAGTGAACACCTCTTCACTAGTATTCTCCCCCTGACGAGGTGGGGAAGAATAATATGGACTGTTCTCATTGAAggtaacatccatactgaccatagtgCGTCTAgtaggagggtggtaacacttgtaccctttctAGGTTGCAagctaacccaaaaaaatgcactTCAAACTGCGGGGTTGAAGTTTACCAGGGTTGttgatgcagcaccaagtgcccacatccgaaggaagaagaagaagaagaagaagaagccatgaaaGTAGGCTTAGGTTGGGAGCCATAGAGTAGGTTTGCACTATAGTATttcctatacttagtttatttttctgtttttaaattgaaccggttcaaattggttgcatccaattggttcaatttaagtgatttagttaagtgtcttttaatttaagttagtagggACAATTAGGTATTTTTACTTtaagttttaagttattttatgtttagcaacacccttccacgatttatgaaGGATGTGTTTAAATTGTAATAGGTTTTGACCTTTggcctattattataaataaagttagatcgtgggaggctcctgttagaagtcatgtaataggggtagtttaggaactagtctcattactagttgccttattatgtaattctgttctttcttctttatttcccttgtacctccttagggaggtggatgtaattctctccTTATTAtgtttgaagtaatataggtgtatggAGATGTCTCTCCAACACAACCGATTCACAACCCaacatattctcttctcttttctctcttctcttctctccttcttcttcctccaacttcttcctcctctcctacTTATCTCCCTAACctaaatctaacttggtatcagagcctaagggtttgagagtcgaatcTATCTCCTTGTTcccattcttttcttctctttgaaaccctagggaacaaagggtttcaaggagaagctccATATGTAAGAACCCTGTTGAAAGGAGAATGAAATAGGTTTAATACAACCAATTCTCAGGTTTGCAACTGCTATTTGAGCTTGGAGGAAGCTCCTTGGATGTTTTGAAGCTTCTCTAGCCACTGCTAGAGTTACCGCCTGCTCCACCTTGGAgtttctgtctctctctatctcggCATGGTTTTGGAGCTTGGACTATGTCactagaatcgcccaagggtgCTGGTGAAGACCCTTGTGCTCCTTCTTGCTACTTGGAGACTCCATAAGAGTACAATCCTTTTTTCGTGGAGCTCTgttttctgcccaggtaaagccGAGAATGTTCAACTtctggttttctcatatttggACTGTAATACCCTATCTCCTTTGGTGAGTGATGCTTGTGCACAGCTTTTGTGAAGCAGTTTGAACTTGTTTGAGATTGATGCTATCTATTGGAATGTATTAGGGTGCAGTTTTTTCAAGGCTGCCTCtgttttttccttgtatttggttctctttgggttgagtgtgtactcccctcTTGGATTGGTACCCTAGTATATGGTCAAGTACCATTTCCCTTACATGATGGTTGGTACAGAGTCTTCTGAgcttggttcggctgattcacagccccCTTCAACAGCTCCTCAGTTGGTTTATGAGAGTACTCACCaacatatttcctttgtgaagcttgatggtactaattacttggattggtcacattCTGTGAGACTTTCCCTTAGAAGTAGAggaaaacttggatatatcacAGGTACCATCAAGGCTCCAGAAGCTGGTTCACCTacttttgataaatgggagactgaaaattctacagttatgacatggttgatcttctccataaagcccgagattgggagaaggtttataaggaaAGAAACTGCCAAAGCAATCTGGGATAGTATCTCTGAGGCCTTTGACAGAGtaggtgactctgccaaggtctatcagctccataAAAAAATTCACTCAATGAAGCAGGGTGACAGAACTATTTCTAAGTACTACAGTGCTTTTCTTAGTCttgtggaggagtatgaccactacagggaccttcatttgaccaacccaaaggatgaagcaaaggtgtatcggactcttgaaaaggagcgtgttttttctttacttggtggtctaaACCCTGACTATGAGCTAGTTGGACTGCAGCTGTTAGgccggtctccccttccctctcttagtgaggtctgtagtcACTTACAGAGTGAGGTGACTTGGCGACTTACTGTGgaaccaccaccagcatcatctcatgagaggtcagccctcaattcCAGTTCTTTTAGGGACACTCGTGAAGGtagtagaggccaagggcctaactGTGAGGAAGCCAGTGCcgtggagacagttggtgccagtggagttgggcgagacagatttaaatATGATCATTGTGGATgaactggacacaccaaggataggtgttggtctcttcatggtcgtcctcctggtacccgtggtcgtggtggccgtagagggggagctcaaGCTCATTCCTCGACGACTGAGGCTGATGCTCCACAGGAAgactccacctttatggatgcagtggttcgcagggtcgtgtcacagttgagcacatcttTTACACCTAGTATGGCTGGCTCCTCATCATCCTTAGCTttacaggtctccacctcagcttctactgccgctcagtcttgggtcattgactctagtgccacagaccacatgactggtacgtctcattattatgattcctatatcATTTGCTCTGgcaaggataaggttagggtagctgatggctccctttcctccatatctggtaagggtaatatccctgtgacatcatctatttccctcacttctgttcttcatgttcctaaccttacactgaaccttttatctgtgagtcatctgactaaatctctcaactgttgtgtcacattttttccttctcactgtctttttcaggatttggtgatgaagaggattattggtagtggacgtgaggagcaaggcctctatcttttttacccttttttgcccacagctcaatcctatgtgtgtggccgtaatgatagtagttctgtggattctgttatgttatggcatcgtcgtcttgaccatccatcttttgttgtaatgaggaaacaattgcctcacttattttcttctattgcctattctcatgtttttcaatgtgaaccatgtatatttgccaaacattgtcggtcttcatatccttatcatggtaatagaactgttgctcctttccatattgtgcatactgatgttaggggtccttcccctactacttctttatttggctatcgttaatttgtgtcatttgttgatgatttttcacgTGCTACATGGATTGTTCTTCtgaagcataaaagtgatgtttgtgatgcctttcagaatttttatcaaatcattcttactcaatttgagactcggatcaaaattgttcaatctgataaagggggagagtacatgtttggtggccttcaaaccttctttactactcatggcattatccatcagc is drawn from Telopea speciosissima isolate NSW1024214 ecotype Mountain lineage chromosome 1, Tspe_v1, whole genome shotgun sequence and contains these coding sequences:
- the LOC122648393 gene encoding uncharacterized protein LOC122648393 — its product is MGDSLHFSPQSQNFEVPSVSVSKKALERCLVSSAPEVFFQKRFKHITTVDRVRMGSDTAGHIAFFLVKVMALEVVRRFSKAKCPFAWHGLQGLQLLCYPPLKWIRRWSLFRGLVKGMQALSRPFVFLSIATALSDRLENGRETSDRVDGSQVYTEPHSEQSIMDTRICNLAPESPQSENWLLQLRKELEQQGISLPARINEDELRRFYAAANGDFSCLLALVKKTIHWRETYHILSEQELEMWSHLVFWHGYDVKLRPCLIIRLGLAFSTLTSHDRPRFAQAVVSQIEHGVLHLVNMEDPQIMVLIDCGGLSPFKVPMQTIRSCSVLLRDNYPNRLGCLLVIRLRPVVKVIAQTLIQILKPATRKKLKVEGDMYQKVLSEYLKTFPSFLGGKCKCAKCSTVGISDSPVDEVTDNSESSGNSTRGEDPFFVGDPYETDLQYRGNCQEVVRTAIISMLMLFIFIALIGGMYVPESMSLSS